The DNA window AATCAGCCCATTTCGGACCTGAAGAGCCAGCCCGTCAAGCCGGGCCAGGAGGTCGTCGTCGAGGTAGACGACATCCACGAGAGCGGGGCCGGCGTCGGCCGGACCGAGGACGGCTTCATCGTCATGGTCGACGGCGTCCTGCCGCCGGCCAGGTCGAAAGTCCAGATTACAAAGGTCCGGTCGAACCACGCGCGAGCGGACGAACTCGAACGGCTCGAACTGGACGAGGACGACGAGGCCGACGAGGAAGCGGACGAGGGCGGCTATCAGGGCGACGACGAAGACGAGGAAGACGACGAGCGGCTGGGCAGCCGCGACAACTTCTGGGGCAGCTAGGGCACGGATTTTTTTCGGTCTCGCCCGAGGTACCGGGTATGGACCTCGAACTTGCTGGCAACGCTGTACTGTGTACGGCCGCGACGAGTGGACTGGGACGGGCGAGCGCCGAGCGGTTCGCTCGCGAGGGCTGTGACGTGGCCGTCTGTGGGACGACACCGGCCCACGTCGAGGAGACGCGGGCGGCGCTGGACGACATCGGCGACGGCGACGTCCTGGCCGTCGAGGCCGACATCACCGATCCCGACGAGGTCGAGGCGTTCGTCGAGGAGACCGTCGAGACCTTCGGCGGCCTGGACCACGTCGTCACGAGCGCGGGGGGGCCCGCACCGGGGCCGTTCATCGAGACGACCGAGCGCGAGTGGTACACCGCCTACGACCTGCTGGTGATGAGCGTCGTCTGGACGACCCGCCACGCCTACCCCTACCTCAAAGAGTCCGACGCCGGCACCATCGTCAACATCACCTCCCGGTCGGTCCAGGAGGTCATCGACGACCTCGTCCTCTCGAACTCGGTCCGACGGGCGGTCATCGGGCTGATGGAGACCCAGGCCCGCGAGTTTGCCCCCGAGGTCCGGGTCAACGCGGTGCTCCCCGGGGCCCACGAGACACCACGTATCGAGGAGCTCGTGGAGGCCGCCGTCGAACGCGGCGAGTACGACTCCTACGAGGAGGGGCTGGCGTCGTGGTCGGACGCGCCGCTGGGCCGGGTCGGACAGCCAGAGGAACTGGGCGACGTGGTGGCGTATCTGTCCTCGGCCCGGTCGTCGTATGTCACCGGCACCGCGCTCCCGGTCGATGGTGGGTCGATGCGGAGTTAGCGGGAAACCGAACAAAGTGAGGTTTCCCGAAACGGAACGGCGACCGGAGGGAGCCGTGGAGTTAGGGAGACATCTCCAAGCGACGCGGTGAGCGTAGCGACCGCGGAGCATAGCGGGAAACCAAGCGAAGCGAGGTTTTCCGAGCCGTTCAGCATCGAGGTGTCTCGCAGCGCGAGACACCTCGCTATTGAGGCGGCTGGAATCGGTCCCGAGGCGACCCGTTCCCGGTCGCGAGCTGCCACACCAGCACGCCGAGACAGACGAGCGCGACGGCGGCCGTGGCGATGTACCCGACGCTGTCGACGGCAAACAGCTGCTCGGGGAAAAGCGCGGCCAGGACGAGCAGGCCGACAGCGGAGAAGCCGACCAGCAGTGGCACGACGGTGAGCCAGAACTGCCGGAGAACGCCGCTCATACCCCTCCTGTCGAGGCCGGTTGGTATGACCGTTTTGTCCGATTGACTGTCACCACGTCTCGATGGTGCCGTCGTCGATGTCCTCGACACAGCCCTGGCAGTCGGGGTGGTCGGGGTCGAAACACTCCGGCCGGGCCGCCTCGTCCAGCGAGACGGCGCGGCGGTCGGCGTGGCGACGACAGACGATTCTGGCGCGACCGTCGTCATCGCGTGGGAGCCCGGCCATCGCGGCTCGCTTCCCGTCGCTGTAGGCGCGTTTGGCCTCGGAGAGCTGGTTTCCGACCGACCGGATGGTTCCGCTGATAAAACGCTCCAGCCGGGCGTCGTCGTCGGCCATACCTACGCTATCGGCCGACGCCAAATCAATCTTCCCGACGGGCCAAGTGGGACCCAGGTGACCGTCCCGGACTTTCACTTTCACTACGCCAGACGAGACTTTATAACCGAACGCGACCAACCGTCGATTGTCTCCCACCGAAAAACAAAGCGGAGACAGTGAAAGCCAATGTCAGAGACAGATTTGCGTACCCACGCTGAAGAGATACACGAGCAGTTTTCCGACCAGCTCGACATCGACGTCGACGACGTCTTCGAGCGCCTCGACACGCTGGTCAACGAGTACAAGGTGCCCGCGACCGAGGCCCGCCGGAGCGTCGTCAACACGTACCTTGACGAGGCCGGGATGGAGCGCGACCAGCTCGGCGGCGGTGGCGGCGGCAACGAACAGGTCGACCTCGCGGACGTCGACGCCCCCGAGGAGTGGGTCGACATCCGCGCGACGGTCGTCGAGCTGTGGGACCCCCGCGCCGACGCCGTGGCCCAGGTCGGGCTCCTGGGCGACGAGACGGGCACAATCAAGTTCACCAAGTGGTCCAAATCCGACCTGCCCGAACTGGAGGCGGGCAAGTCCTACGAGCTACGGAACGTCGTCACCGACGAGTACCAGGGCCGGTTCTCGGTCAAGCTCAACCGGACGACGACCATCGAGGAGCTGGACGAGGAGATAGAGGTCGGCGACGACAGCGTCGAGGTCGAGGGCGCGCTGGTGGACATCCAGTCGGGCTCGGGGCTCATCAAGCGCTGTCCGGAAGAGGAGTGCACCCGCGTCCTCCAGAACGGTCGCTGCAGCGAGCACGGCGAGGTCGAAGGGGAGTTCGACCTCCGAATCAAGGGCGTGCTCGACGACGGCGAGGAGGTCACCGAGGTCATCTTCGACGAGGAAGCCACGGAGAAACTCACCGGTATCACGCTGGAGGAGGCAAAGGAGATGGCGATGGACGCGCTCGACACCACCGTCGTGGCCGACGAGATGCGCGCCGACATCCTCGGGCGCTACTACAGGGTCACCGGCCCGACGTTCGGTCGCTACGTCCTGGCGGACGACCAGGAGCGACTGACCGGGACCGTGGATGCGGACGAACTACTCATCAAAGCGAGGTCGATATAGATGGCTACTACCCCCACCCGCGAAGTCGCCCGACGCGTCTTCGCCCGCGAGTTCAACGACGCGAGTTACACGTTCAAGGAATCCGACGACGACCGGGCACCGGTGTACGTCCTACTGCCGACGGGCCAGCGCGCGAACCGCGTGTTCCTCGTCGGGACGCTGACCGAAACCGAAGATGTCGGCGAGGACAGCGAGTACTGGCAGGGCCGGGTCGTCGACCCGAACGGCGATACGTTCTTCATGTACGCCGGGCAGTACCAGCCCGACGCGGCCTCGATGCTGCGCGAGCTGGAGCCGCCCGCCTACGTTTCCGTCGTGGGCAAGCCACGGACCTACGAGACCGATGAAGGCGACGTGAACGTCTCCGTCCGTCCGGAGTCCATCTCGCAGGTCGACGAGGCCACCCGCGACCGCTGGGTCGTCGAGGCCGCCGAGCGCACGTT is part of the Haloarcula salinisoli genome and encodes:
- a CDS encoding DUF7091 family protein, coding for MADDDARLERFISGTIRSVGNQLSEAKRAYSDGKRAAMAGLPRDDDGRARIVCRRHADRRAVSLDEAARPECFDPDHPDCQGCVEDIDDGTIETW
- a CDS encoding TRAM domain-containing protein, coding for MPDCPLADDCPSFTERIEGMGCTHYGDRGGAEWCNHYNQPISDLKSQPVKPGQEVVVEVDDIHESGAGVGRTEDGFIVMVDGVLPPARSKVQITKVRSNHARADELERLELDEDDEADEEADEGGYQGDDEDEEDDERLGSRDNFWGS
- a CDS encoding replication factor A (Replication protein A protects and stabilize the intermediate ssDNA that is generated by the unwinding action of a DNA helicase at the replication fork. In addition, SSBs prevent the formation of secondary structures by single-stranded template DNA.) produces the protein MSETDLRTHAEEIHEQFSDQLDIDVDDVFERLDTLVNEYKVPATEARRSVVNTYLDEAGMERDQLGGGGGGNEQVDLADVDAPEEWVDIRATVVELWDPRADAVAQVGLLGDETGTIKFTKWSKSDLPELEAGKSYELRNVVTDEYQGRFSVKLNRTTTIEELDEEIEVGDDSVEVEGALVDIQSGSGLIKRCPEEECTRVLQNGRCSEHGEVEGEFDLRIKGVLDDGEEVTEVIFDEEATEKLTGITLEEAKEMAMDALDTTVVADEMRADILGRYYRVTGPTFGRYVLADDQERLTGTVDADELLIKARSI
- a CDS encoding SDR family oxidoreductase, whose amino-acid sequence is MDLELAGNAVLCTAATSGLGRASAERFAREGCDVAVCGTTPAHVEETRAALDDIGDGDVLAVEADITDPDEVEAFVEETVETFGGLDHVVTSAGGPAPGPFIETTEREWYTAYDLLVMSVVWTTRHAYPYLKESDAGTIVNITSRSVQEVIDDLVLSNSVRRAVIGLMETQAREFAPEVRVNAVLPGAHETPRIEELVEAAVERGEYDSYEEGLASWSDAPLGRVGQPEELGDVVAYLSSARSSYVTGTALPVDGGSMRS
- a CDS encoding RPA family protein codes for the protein MATTPTREVARRVFAREFNDASYTFKESDDDRAPVYVLLPTGQRANRVFLVGTLTETEDVGEDSEYWQGRVVDPNGDTFFMYAGQYQPDAASMLRELEPPAYVSVVGKPRTYETDEGDVNVSVRPESISQVDEATRDRWVVEAAERTLERIRRFNEADPEDPDIDEYVAMAHEEYGDDVEPYRQSVVGALESMEDAAEASAD